In the genome of Epinephelus fuscoguttatus linkage group LG4, E.fuscoguttatus.final_Chr_v1, the window ATTGTAGGTCCAGTCGATGGTGCCACCGCTGGCTTGGTCTATGATTGAAACAGGTATTTTTATATAAAGATGGCAGCCATAGTGAAGGTGTTGCAGCATTAGTTGTGAACATTTGATTTCTTTATGTACAATTTGTGTTTCTCAACAGAACTGTCTTTGATTTCTAGTGGGTGTGGTTTatattacaagtaaaagcaTCAAATAACTGTGACTTACAGATGGTGTTGATGATGCTGCCGTATCTGTAGCGAGTACCGTACAGGGAGGCCAGGTCAGTGATGGCCTTCTTAGCCAGACTGTGCTGTTAGGGGAACATGATCACATATATGTTTGTTGTTTCCGATATTGCAGTTTCTCACATTTTCTAACCTTTCAGGCAAAACTACAACTGATACGCTGATGTTTCCCCAGTTTGAAGTTTATGAATAATAAAACGTTCTGTGTAAAGAGGTCATAAAGGTAAGGAGTGTTATGTTTACCAGCTCGGCCTGGTCCTTGACTGGAGTCCTGGTGTAGCCGTAGGGGTACAGGAGCATCTGGGAGTAGGAGTGGATGGAGATGAAGGCCTTGAAGTTGCGGTGGGACTTCACAAAGTCCACAATGGACTTGACCTCAGACTCGGAGTGAGCCCTGGGACCACGGTAGGTCTCTGAGCAGGGGTTGCCGCTGGCACCGGGTCCTACACAGGGATGATGACAGAGTCAGAGAAACTGTCTATAAATACCCTCTGAACACTCGGTGCCTTAGAAACCAATACTCATGGTGCAAGTGTTTCCATAAAGTGCAAAGGGGcaaaacatgtcaaaatatatGTGTCTTATACTTGATgtaatgtgtgttgtgttttctgcatGTTGGAGAGAAGTTTGGGACAAATCTGTGTAACTGTGCTGCCACCTAGGCCAGAGCTCTCTGGAAAAAGACCATCCTGTGTGTAGACCATTAACTGTATAAATAGTGTAGACCCTCCCATATATAGAGTGTCGAAATAAACAAAAGGTACTTTTGCACCATCTGGTGGTAGAATCAAGCATGACACCAGCAGATAGCAACGCATGACTTCTCAGCCCAGTCACCAcaagaaaatgttgccattgtacgTTTTTGCAAAAGCAaatattgtatgtttcatatgtatcttATGATTGTTTTTTAAGTGACCTCTGgactgactttgtcattgggaggtggacgGCAtgaaatccatccatccatccattttcaactgcttatccggGGTGGGATTGCGGAGGGAAACAGGCTTAGCAAAGaattccagacatccctctccccagcaacactttccagctcctcctggaggaccttgaggtgttcccaggccagatgagatatataatccctccagtgtgttctgggtctgcctcggggcctcctaccagctggatgtgcccggaacacctctaacgggaggcgcccaggaggatcctgatcagatgttgaaccacctcaactgaccccttttgacatgaaagagcagcggctctactctgagctccctccggatgtccaagctcctccccctatctctaaggctgagcccaagcaccccacagaggaaactcatttcggctgcttgtatctgtgatctcattcttttggttactacccagagctcatgaccataggtgagggttgggacgtagatgggaCGTAGGTAAATCAAAAGCTCTGCCTTCCATCctagctcccttttcaccacaacagtccggcacagcgcctgcatcactgcagatgcccgCCAAAGtgccaatccatctcatgctGTATTCTATACTCGTGATCAAGACCCTGAGTTACTTGACCTCCTTCAATTGCtgcagtaactcactcccagcccagagggggcaatccactgttCAAGATGAATAAACAAAACCAGCTGTTTAGTAGCGTGTTTCCAATGAGGACAGAgccatgaaaagcatttgttttttacagagacatgacACAAAAGCAGATATTTTAAGCAAAGACGTGATCTTTTTCTAATcataacaaagtgttttttgtgcctaaacctgcgTTACCCTACACATTGTGGAAACTTAAAGTTTCAGCATATCCACcgcataataatgtacaaatgtaacatctccatggtttacagaaatttacatttattctggcaactggtCTGATAATACTACACGTATTAATCTTTTAatgcatgtcaaaaaaaatgatACAACCATTGatggttttaaaacaaaataaaaccctcACTGATAATTACTAAACATGGTAGGTTtggagttttaaaaaaataagttttgagAATGATGTTACCTCCAAAACCAGCATCCCAGTTCCTGTTGGGGTCGACTCCCACACAGTTAGAGCCGGAGTTGGGCTTCCTGGTCTTACGCCACATACGGTTCTGAAAACATCAGAGTCACAagttttcacttttatttattattttgatttcattttcacCTTTGCTTGTGTTCATGTAGTTCTCAGtttatctgtctttgtttttttaattgagaCAGACACACCGAGACACAAATATAAGCTGAGTTCTATCATCCTGTCAGGTTGTGCTAATTTGCACCAATAGTTCCGACTGTTATTTGTCTTGACTGTGAAGATGttacatttaaaactgaaagGTTCTAGTATCACCTGCATAAACCATGACCTCATCAATGTCCAAAGCATATCACTGCAAATAGAAGTCAGGACAAGTCTTTGTATGCATGTCCCTAAAACTGGAAATGGGAAACTTACGCCGTGCTCATATTCACATGATCTCATTGCCAGAGTCGTGAAAACAAGGTCAAGAAATAAAAAGACTATGACTGAATGTTGTCAATCAAACACTGAATATGGCAGGATGTGAAAAATAATCAAGCTCTAAGAGACTCACGCTATTGTGAGTGTAGTAGTAGCCATCAGGGTTGGTCACAATCTCCAGGAAGATGTCCATCTTGTCGAGGATGGCGGTGAGAGCAGGGTCACGTCCATACTCGGTCACAATCTACTCACAGATATGTAAAGAACATGATGTGAAGTGCAGCAGGTTAGAGGTCAGAGGCTCCAGAGACCATGAagaaaaacccaaaacaaagtgaGAATTATCAAAGCACCTTCTTGGCGAACCAGGTGCCGCTGGCCTGAGTGACCCATTCTCTGGAGTGGATACCAGTGTCGATCCAGATGGCGGGACGGTTGGTTCCACCAGTGCTGAACTAAGacgaaggaaaggaaaggagcagTCAGACAAAGAGTAAAAGAGAAATGACCAGACATGGTTCAAATTATGATTTTCCTTGTGATTATTGAAGATTATTTGACATCACATTATGTCCAGCACAAAGAAATCTCTTCCTTTTGGCAAGAACGTGCCATTCATCATTGTTTAGGACCCTTCATTTGCTTGACAGCCTGTTTTACTTACCTTGAGCACATTCAGGTCACGACCCTGGTAGCTCTGACCGATTACAATCTTGCTGACCAGGTTGGGATTCTCAGCCACCAGCATGTCCTGGAAGGCGTAGATCTAAAccaaagacaaaaagacaaatttcTGGTCTGTAGGTTTATGAAATAAttctatatatacagtatagcaCTGTCTGATCTCAAGTAAGTTTAAACTTGTTGtagaagtgacatattttaggCTTCAACCTAAGAACATTATCTCATCATCAGAGGCCACTGTCACGAGCCATCCGGTCCTTATGTAACCAGAGTGAgagctgtttctgtgctgtCAGTGGATACTGGGCTCAGCCAGGGTTGTCACTCGTCACAGATTCTGCTGGTGGACAGGATCTCAGATGCAGCCTAGATTGAGGAGAGTGTCCAATTTGGGGATCTCTctgctgtttgcagatgatgtgattcTGTTGGTTTCATCCGAATATGACCTTCAGCACacactggggtggtttgcagtTGAATGTGAGGaggttgggatgagagtcagcacctcagAGTCTGAGGCCATGGATCTCTGCCAGAAAATAATGAATTGCTGAATTCAAAATCCAGCGGAGGagacgtctctttgactggatggtgaaaacattcaatcactgccaggttaggaaacatgttagcatgctccttctaccaccatcaaacctccaaaggatccttcttgggtgtcttgaactccatgtaggctgccacctcatcctcaggctgcagagtttgatggctggagtcctccacgtcggtgaccaatgtgacGATATTTGTAAATGAAACGAGAGATCGAAGGGCAGACTGGCACATCAGCAGATGTTGTACCAGACTTGtttggtgaagagagagctgagccggTCAATCTGCATTTCAACCCTCGACTGTGGTTATGAGCTTCGGGTAGAGACTGAGACAATAAGATTACACATTCAagcaaaaaaaatttttttcccACAGGGTGGCCGGGCTCGACCTTGGAGACAGGGTGAGGAGCGTGGACATCCAGAGAGAACTTGGAGTAGAGTCACTGCAacgagccagttgaggtggagGTGGTTCAGGTATCTGATCGGGATGACTCCTGGGCACTCTTCTTCGGAGGATTTCAGGACCTGAAATTTGCTGGAGAGATCATATACCTCATCCGTCTTGATAAAAGtttgggatcccccaggaggagctggaaaacttTGCTTGGGAGAGGGAcctctggaatactttgctcagcctgctttcATCAACTCAGCTCCAGAAAATGGATGGAGGGACTTTAAATTTTGATATATGTTTGCTTCCAAATATTTACTGGATGTCGTAGTAACTTTCAAAGGTTTGTTGAGATTATACTGGTTGCAGATATATTTCCGCACTTGACTCTACAACTGCAACTACCTGAttactttttttgttacattaaaacaaacaattaaaaagatACAATTTTATAATAGTCGCACGTGTTATTAACGCTTTTAATGGATAGCACTGGGAGTGTGCACCAACCTCATTGATGGGGTGGTAGTTGGCGAAGTCGAAGCTGTCTGAGTTTCTGGGCTCAGGACGACGAGCAGCAGACAccatctcctcctgctccttATCCAGCATTGCCTGCAGGACAATAACATTCATACTTTAGTTAGAGGTCAATAAATTTACTTCTGAATATCCATTACCCAGATTATCCCCGAAATCTGCTTCAAACTTCTGCAAAACTCAAAACCAACTGCAGCAGATTCAGTTTTGTTCCTGTTGTAGCCTGGACTTGAGCTGTTTGCAGGTCTCGTACCTGAAGGTCCTCGATCATGACGGAGTACTCGATGTCCTGACCCTCCAGGTGGATTTTGACGGACTGCAGGCTGTGGAAAGGAACTCTGATATCCACAGGGGTGGACACATCAGTAACTCCCCTCCAGAAGTCCAgctgaaagaaaacactgatatcTTTAGAGATTTGTCACTCATTTAATGCTTTGCTCTtccatttttcctcttacatttttattttagaatGAATTTAGAATGATGGTAAGAGAAAGATAAATGACCTCGAACTCGCTCATGTCCTCCAGGGCCTTAATGAGAGACAGCTGGCCCTCATCCTTTGCAACAATGCGAAGCACCTGATGCCTGCGAAACCACAACCACGGTGTTAAAATATCCTTTGACTCAAGACCCCAGACCAACAGAGAAGTTGGCACACGTGAGGTGAGGACACATTTCTCAAGGTTGACACTCAAAATTTGCATCATACATTCCAAggataaagatttttttttttagggtggGGGAGGCATTTTAGACTTTTAAGTTTGAATTAGAGACATTTAAATTATAAATTGATgaagaaaagacacaaattggtgcataaacaCCTGATTGCTGGAAATTAACCCTCCATCTCATGTGTTGAAACCAAACTCACCCCTTACATTGTTACGATGCTGCATGGTCTAATAAACATcctcacaaaaataaaagctattGCATTTATTATAAGTTAAATGTAAGTTACCACTTGGAGCAGTTCATATTGACAGGAATCATCTGGATGCATTTAGTTTAAATAAAGGTGCTATTATTGGCACTACATATTGATTCAGAATTCTTGCACACATATATCCAGATGACCTCCACCCTACACAGCAGTGAGAGGCTCTTTCAGGCCCACTTACCCCTCAAACGTCTCCTTGCCGAGAACGGCCACGAACAGCGCTGTGAGTGCGAGCAGGACCCTCATCGTGACCAACAGTGTGAACCCTGCGGGGCCAAACGTAGGCTTTTATGGAGTGTGTCAGCTCACGTGTTCAAACCTTGCTTAAGGTGAGGGAGGTGTGTCAGCGGCTGGTTCCTTTCCCATGCCAGCCTGGAGGTACAAGACCAAAAACAGTTGCACCATGTGTTTGATGACATATCCACAGTTGAGTTCAGGTTCTGAAGAAAAAGGAAGAGTGTTGTTTGTTCTTGGTTCATCTACAGAGTCTGATCTGGTTCCTTATTGAGTTTAATTACatgtcagacacacagagggtCATTAATGCAAAGTCTCATGAAGAGTAAAAACTAAGGCTGGATTATTTTTTCTGTATCAGTTCATCTGTCAGTTAATTTTGGATGTTTAATTGTTTCTATTCGATAAATATACAAAGATCagtaaagtttccctttaatcaACGATCTGTCACCACACAAGTAAAAACCATGTCATGTGAGATTTATCATGTCTCTGTGCCGGCaacagctgtggccagaggcattatgttttcgggttgtttGTCCGTACATATGTATGACCCATTCTTATGAGcgtcatatctcaagaacgttttgagggatttttttttaatgttgtgcgAATCGACTTGAGGATGAACTCATTAGATTTTGGAGTTCaagagtcaaaggtcaaggtcactgtgaccttctgTCTATTTCATTCtgatgaacacaatatctcaagtaCAGCTGAAGCAAttgttcccaactggtgggtcgtggtccataAGTGGGTCGCAGGTTCATCCTGAgaggactgcaagtgactcacaattGTCTCAAGTttgacaaaacacatttaatctcTAAGTGCaatgaatttccggcacagagcttttattctgaagtgccatttcctgtaaagtgagtgactaatggacagctacttgacagagacagcaaactagctgaaGACATGGACAAActcaagtatgatgctgaatgcattaaactgtgtggaccttgaactaatgactaaggagaaatatGGACCTCGTGGCcggaccagctgggaaccactgagaACCACTTGACACAAACGTCcccttggactgaagaataaactcattagaattttgtggttgaagatcagtgtgacctcacaagatatgtttttggccatgacTCAAGAATCCACACACTAATTACACTAATTAAACTTTACATTAAtatctaacaggataaaataatgaaggtcaaaggtcaaaggtcagcttgactgtgacatcatcatgttttaacgtcatatctcaggaacagaaggggagacatttgctcagatactgaattgatgactctaatcttgacactgtgctgattgtatagatcttctgtgtgtgaagcatccatgttttcactgacatggatggagactgtcagaaacactggactggtgggcggagtcatacatcCACGGGCAGCGGTGATTCTAGATTTATGAAAAGTTCccttttaaaccaaaaagtgttgtgcatGTGTACAATAAACACATGgaaacattttacaaaaatgCCCTCATCAATAAATCTGGCTCTTATTGTTTTGCCCATGTGGTTTTATTGATCCATGTAGTCTGTTGTCTAACCTTCACAATATGTCTTTATCTTGCTAATATACTTTGTCACTGTGTCCTTGTCACCTTTTCCTTCTTGTTATTATTGAATGCATATCTGCAATTTCTAAGGAAAATTAATAGAAACAATACAATGAAGCAATCGTAGGTCATCATCTCTGCTGGTCTAAATTATGTTAACAGCTCAAGATGGAGTCTCCCTGCTCAGGAGGAAGCCACGGCTGTCCGCTGTGTGTTTCAACTTCCTCTTTGTTAATGTTGGGGCAAGACTTCAGCTTCAGTCAgcaagatttaaaccagctgcTGGGATACATGTTGTGTGAGCTCCACATGTTAGCACTAAAACACATTCAACTATGAGACAACTCGAGATGTCAGAGGGCAAAAATTCACATCTGGTGCTTTCACATGGTTTCATTTCATAATAAGATATCCACCCAAAAAATGTGACACCAGCATGAAAGAAGAGAAATCTCCAGCTTTTGCCTTTTACTTGTAagtcagtcacattttagtGGGTATAGTCATCCAGACTGTTTAAACATTGAGCACATCAGATAACATTTTCAGCATTTCTGAGCAACACTAAAATCCAATTCATCCCCGTATGGAAACTTTCTTATGTCTGAAACACAAAATACTGATCACACACTTGAGCATCGTTTGAAGCCAGTTCACATGACATTAAAGATCCTGAACGTTACTCACTAATTCGACTTCTCTCCGCTGCTAATGTCCCAGAGCCTGCAGGTTTCTGTTGTGCAACACAGCTGATAAGAAGAGGAAAAGTAAAGAGACAGAAGCCGAGACAGAGTCAGGTGTGGAAAACACCTGCTGGAGGGTTTCTGATTCACAGAGACTCACAGTGAAGCAGACAGCGTGTCTGTCCACATCCATGTGTCCTGCTGAAGTGTCTCTAACAAACACACTGAGCTCCTACCGGCTGAGCATCActgaaagcatcagctgaaacACAGACGTGTCTGAATTTGGTTTCTGTCTCAGTGAATCAGCATTTTGAGAATATTTAACTTCCTAATTTTGGTGTTATCTTTTCTGCTTAAACATGTAGTTAAGAACtatctgtgcttctgatctgtaacgttgacaggaagtgaccgccatgagacggcgtatcatctctagtcaacgactctctgtacttctggggccggttgcaccaactggtctttaCTAAGCCCAGTCCTAACTGCTAAGTCGGTCTTAGTTAAGACAGTCTTTAGAATGGACTTAAAGTCagttgcaccaacagggcttacGCCTGGTCTTAACTACGCCCAGTCTTGGTTTTGCGCATTCATGAGGAAGCGAACGTGACTATGTTTATTGCCTAGCAACGAGCGTTGCTAAGATACATTGTTAACTTCCTTCCGTTATCActtcacattttgctgcatcaTTATGGAGGATCAGCGCAAAAGGAAGGGCAATTTCACACATCGTGAAATAAGAAAATTAATAGAGCTGTACAGTCAGCACAGAGACACGCTGACAGCTAAGCAGTCAAACGCTGTCACTAACAAAATGAAGCAGTCCATCTGGAGAGAGATCACGGAGGCCGTTAACGACTGTTCCGACTCTGGCGGCCTGCGTTCAGAGAGCGATGTGAGAAAAAGTGGGAAGACCTTCTGAGTAAGGCGAAGACAGatgtttctgcaaaaaaaaatctctgtaaCCGGTGGAGGTCCTCCCCCGAAAACATCAGTATATAGTGACATTATTGTTGATATGTTTGGGGAGGATTCCCCTGCTTTTACTGGCTTGGTCGGTGTGGAAAGTGGCAGTGTCGACCCACCAccggaggaggaggatgcagcAGATGTGATCCATCTAAGTGATGAGAGCACTGctgtgacaccatcagccggctcaAATTGTTTAGGTCTGAACCGGGCTTAAGTGTCACCCAGAACATCTTTATTATTtcactgtctgtggagcagctccacactTCACCTTTATGACATCAccaatttgagttttagcactctagtttttggatttgggagggCGTTGTTTATCTTTACTAATATtctttggactgtcttagaccataggaataaaatatatgacttttgaaaatgggtgaAGGTCTCCTTTAAGTTAGGGTAATAGTAGGGAAAGACTGGCCGT includes:
- the cpa5 gene encoding carboxypeptidase A5, producing MRVLLALTALFVAVLGKETFEGHQVLRIVAKDEGQLSLIKALEDMSEFELDFWRGVTDVSTPVDIRVPFHSLQSVKIHLEGQDIEYSVMIEDLQAMLDKEQEEMVSAARRPEPRNSDSFDFANYHPINEIYAFQDMLVAENPNLVSKIVIGQSYQGRDLNVLKFSTGGTNRPAIWIDTGIHSREWVTQASGTWFAKKIVTEYGRDPALTAILDKMDIFLEIVTNPDGYYYTHNSNRMWRKTRKPNSGSNCVGVDPNRNWDAGFGGPGASGNPCSETYRGPRAHSESEVKSIVDFVKSHRNFKAFISIHSYSQMLLYPYGYTRTPVKDQAELHSLAKKAITDLASLYGTRYRYGSIINTIYQASGGTIDWTYNQGIKYSYTFELRDTGRYGFVLPANQIIPTAKETWLALMAIMDHTFKNPY